One segment of Triticum aestivum cultivar Chinese Spring chromosome 2A, IWGSC CS RefSeq v2.1, whole genome shotgun sequence DNA contains the following:
- the LOC123185950 gene encoding uncharacterized protein, with amino-acid sequence MATMGVGGAVKMIVGAKVERVVGTGKAPGACPSCGGPVVATDVESERRILCLPLCLKNKRKYSCTRCFRRLVTVYS; translated from the coding sequence ATGGCGACAATGGGTGTGGGCGGAGCGGTGAAGATGATCGTCGGGGCGAAGGTGGAGCGGGTGGTGGGCACGGGCAAGGCGCCCGGCGCTTGCCCGTCCTGCGGCGGTCCCGTGGTGGCGACGGACGTGGAGAGCGAGCGGCGCATCCTGTGCCTCCCGCTGTGCCTCAAGAACAAGCGCAAGTACTCCTGCACCAGGTGCTTCCGCCGCCTCGTCACCGTCTACAGCTAG